A region of Corynebacterium freiburgense DNA encodes the following proteins:
- a CDS encoding terminase, translated as MEWSGTPAMPWQEWAADVIGEVDRATGLRRWPLVIISVPRQSGKTRLIGAACIQRALQAPKSYVWSTAQTGGHARRNWMKFTNDLLDPTFPLSKLFDRKKSRGDEHFLIPRNGSDWAPHPPTEESLHGEQGDFNVIDEAWVFDQAEGEALMQAITPTQSTRPGAQVILVSTRGTAASTWFHDQVEAARVGKEGVALLDWGIADDDDASDIAVVAAAHPAVGFTQSVESLQAAWKKMGGKVNEFARAYGNRETHTRDRLIPIEAWEMASSDDPIPADAPVAFGVAVAADRNTAIIVTASIVASQPMVEVVDARPGYRWAVERINELCEAHGAQVWIDPIGPADALAAELDRKGIHVNKITFRALAAGCGDFLTRLMHIDDDGMFAPEIKIRPDPALDAAADIAARRRVGDSWVWDRRAAVGSIAPLEAATLAMIGAQNYREDIEPEIY; from the coding sequence ATGGAGTGGTCTGGCACGCCGGCGATGCCATGGCAGGAGTGGGCTGCGGATGTTATTGGTGAGGTTGATCGTGCCACGGGGTTGCGCCGGTGGCCACTGGTGATTATTTCGGTACCGCGCCAGTCGGGAAAAACCCGGCTTATTGGTGCCGCATGTATCCAGCGCGCACTGCAAGCTCCGAAGTCATATGTGTGGTCCACCGCCCAAACCGGCGGGCACGCCCGGCGGAATTGGATGAAGTTCACCAATGATTTACTTGATCCAACGTTTCCGTTATCAAAGCTGTTTGACCGGAAGAAATCTCGTGGTGATGAGCATTTTCTGATCCCTCGAAATGGTTCTGACTGGGCGCCGCATCCCCCGACAGAGGAGTCGCTACACGGTGAGCAAGGCGACTTCAACGTGATTGATGAGGCATGGGTGTTCGACCAAGCTGAAGGTGAAGCGCTGATGCAGGCAATTACCCCGACCCAGTCCACTCGCCCTGGTGCGCAAGTCATTTTGGTCTCGACTCGTGGGACGGCGGCGAGTACATGGTTTCACGATCAGGTTGAGGCGGCCCGTGTGGGGAAGGAAGGTGTGGCGCTGCTGGATTGGGGCATTGCTGATGATGACGATGCCAGCGATATTGCTGTTGTCGCTGCGGCGCATCCTGCGGTTGGGTTCACCCAGTCGGTGGAGTCGTTGCAGGCTGCGTGGAAGAAAATGGGTGGTAAGGTTAATGAGTTTGCTAGGGCTTACGGTAATCGTGAAACACATACCCGAGATCGATTGATCCCCATTGAAGCATGGGAGATGGCATCCAGTGACGACCCGATTCCAGCTGATGCGCCAGTGGCGTTCGGCGTAGCTGTCGCCGCTGATCGTAATACCGCCATTATTGTTACTGCTTCCATCGTGGCCTCGCAACCAATGGTTGAAGTTGTTGATGCACGCCCCGGATATCGGTGGGCGGTGGAACGAATTAATGAACTGTGTGAAGCCCACGGCGCACAGGTATGGATTGACCCGATCGGCCCGGCAGATGCTCTTGCTGCTGAACTGGACCGCAAAGGCATTCATGTGAATAAAATCACGTTTCGGGCGCTGGCGGCGGGGTGTGGTGATTTTTTGACCCGCTTGATGCACATTGATGATGATGGCATGTTTGCCCCGGAGATCAAGATACGCCCCGATCCGGCATTGGACGCCGCCGCTGATATCGCCGCTCGTCGTCGGGTTGGTGATTCCTGGGTGTGGGATCGGCGTGCAGCGGTCGGGTCGATTGCTCCGTTGGAGGCAGCGACACTGGCGATGATTGGTGCCCAGAATTACCGCGAAGACATCGAACCAGAAATTTACTAA
- a CDS encoding HNH endonuclease, with protein MAGWGGRSASRLRVLTLATYGTICHLCLRDGADTADHVVPRSAGGDDSIENLRPAHASCNSARRDMPLDMWFAKYPVRPGKTLPPSRRW; from the coding sequence ATGGCTGGTTGGGGTGGGCGATCTGCGTCGCGGCTGCGGGTGTTGACGTTGGCGACGTACGGCACGATCTGCCATTTGTGCTTGCGTGATGGTGCTGACACAGCCGATCATGTGGTGCCTCGTTCGGCTGGTGGTGATGATTCGATCGAGAATCTTCGTCCGGCGCACGCCAGTTGCAATTCAGCCCGCCGTGATATGCCGCTTGATATGTGGTTCGCGAAATACCCAGTGCGACCTGGGAAAACTCTGCCGCCGAGTCGCCGATGGTGA